The Acidobacteriota bacterium genome has a segment encoding these proteins:
- the tldD gene encoding metalloprotease TldD, producing the protein MPQYRNQARQFFSEKYGLSDTDLDRYLSAALADGGDYADLYFEYRSTSSISLDESLVKGATQGVSVGCGIRVISGERTGYAYTDDLSSDKIVKAARLAAHISSAPARVVSMNINEQSQQALARNLYPVVQAPTDMDLATKLDLVWRADRAARAHDSRIAQVRAGYADEVRTILNVTSEGGITGDYQPLARFSVFCLAQDGSQVQRGSSGGGGRVEFDFFLNEKTPEHFATEAARQAILQLDAVDAPAGEMEVVLGPGWPGILLHEAIGHGLESDFNRKKTSAFSGMIGQRVASDICTVVDDGTLPSRRGSLNVDDEGTPTSTTVLIEKGILRGYLQDRLSAQLTGATLTGNGRRESYAHIPMPRMTNTYMLSGESDPADILRSVKRGLYAVQFGGGQVDITNGKFVFTASEAYLIEDGKVTRPVRNATLIGDGPTVLRQVSMVGHDLQLDEGIGTCGKDGQSVPVGVGIPTIKVDRLTVGGTG; encoded by the coding sequence ATGCCTCAATACAGGAACCAAGCCAGACAATTCTTCTCCGAAAAATACGGCTTGTCAGATACCGATCTTGACCGCTATCTCTCCGCCGCGCTGGCCGATGGCGGAGATTACGCCGATCTCTACTTCGAGTACCGGTCCACATCTTCCATCAGCCTCGACGAGTCTCTCGTTAAGGGCGCCACCCAGGGCGTCTCGGTGGGCTGCGGCATCCGTGTCATCTCTGGCGAGCGCACGGGATATGCCTACACCGACGATCTATCGAGCGACAAGATCGTGAAGGCCGCACGCCTGGCAGCGCATATCTCCAGCGCGCCGGCGCGCGTCGTCTCCATGAACATCAATGAGCAAAGCCAACAGGCCTTGGCACGCAACCTCTATCCTGTTGTGCAAGCGCCTACGGACATGGACCTCGCCACCAAGTTGGATCTGGTCTGGCGCGCCGACCGCGCCGCCCGCGCCCATGACTCCCGCATCGCGCAGGTCAGGGCCGGATACGCCGACGAAGTGCGGACCATACTGAATGTTACTTCCGAAGGCGGCATAACTGGCGACTACCAGCCGCTGGCCCGCTTCAGCGTTTTCTGTCTGGCGCAGGATGGCTCGCAGGTCCAGCGCGGCTCAAGCGGGGGAGGTGGGCGCGTCGAGTTCGATTTCTTTCTCAACGAAAAAACTCCCGAGCACTTCGCCACGGAGGCCGCGCGCCAGGCCATTCTGCAACTGGATGCGGTGGACGCTCCGGCGGGTGAGATGGAAGTGGTGTTAGGCCCCGGATGGCCCGGCATCCTGTTGCATGAAGCGATCGGACATGGGCTGGAGTCGGACTTCAATCGCAAGAAGACTTCGGCGTTCAGCGGGATGATTGGCCAGCGCGTAGCCAGCGACATCTGCACGGTGGTGGACGACGGTACCCTGCCCAGCCGCCGCGGTTCGCTCAACGTGGACGACGAGGGCACTCCCACATCCACGACTGTCCTGATCGAAAAGGGAATTTTGCGCGGATACCTGCAAGACAGGCTCAGCGCCCAACTGACCGGCGCCACGCTTACCGGGAACGGTCGGCGAGAGAGTTATGCGCATATCCCCATGCCGCGCATGACTAATACATATATGTTGTCCGGTGAGTCGGATCCGGCTGATATTTTACGCTCAGTCAAGCGCGGCCTTTACGCCGTGCAGTTTGGCGGCGGACAGGTGGACATCACCAACGGCAAGTTTGTATTCACGGCGTCAGAGGCCTACCTGATTGAAGACGGCAAGGTAACGCGCCCGGTGCGCAACGCCACACTGATCGGCGATGGCCCCACGGTGCTGCGCCAGGTCTCCATGGTGGGCCACGACCTGCAACTCGATGAAGGCATCGGGACCTGTGGCAAGGATGGCCAGTCCGTGCCGGTGGGCGTCGGCATACCGACCATCAAAGTGGATCGACTGACGGTCGGGGGCACCGGCTAA
- a CDS encoding TldD/PmbA family protein gives MENLQQLAQEVVAAAVKGGATAADCVVREGNEASVTVRRGEVEQIKQAGSKAMGVRVMIGQRSASTYTSDFSGAGIRRLVSGALDAAHITSEDPGAGLADPALLGKHDLDLQLYSEEVTRIEAPALINAALRCEQAAFSTDPRIRNSEGASCDASYGRKVLATSQGFVGEYARSFCSLSVAPIASSSGDSAQGMQRDYWYSVARNFSGLEAAEEVGRIAAERALRRLGARKVATTKVPVIFDQRTARAMISSIGDAISGDAIYRRASYLSGKLGEKIASDQVTIIDDGTIPGGFGSAPFDDEGVKTRRNVIIEGGVLRNYLLNSYTGRKLNMPTTANASRGIAGSPSIGSHNFYLQAGKQSPEEIIGSVQDGFYVTDFMGFGVNVVTGDISHGASGLWIEGGKLAYPVEEVTVAGNLLDIFCNIAAVGSDLEFRGSLASPTILVSEMTVAGH, from the coding sequence ATGGAAAATCTGCAACAACTCGCGCAGGAAGTGGTGGCCGCCGCGGTGAAAGGCGGAGCCACGGCCGCCGACTGCGTGGTGCGCGAAGGCAATGAAGCCTCGGTAACGGTTCGTCGCGGAGAAGTCGAACAGATTAAGCAAGCAGGCTCGAAGGCTATGGGCGTCCGCGTGATGATCGGGCAGCGCTCAGCCAGTACCTACACCTCCGATTTTTCGGGCGCGGGTATTCGGCGATTGGTCTCCGGGGCGCTGGACGCCGCCCACATCACCTCCGAAGACCCTGGCGCGGGGCTGGCCGATCCGGCGTTGCTTGGAAAACATGATCTGGACTTGCAACTTTATTCCGAAGAGGTAACGCGCATCGAGGCTCCGGCGTTGATCAATGCCGCTCTCCGCTGTGAGCAAGCTGCCTTCTCGACCGATCCCAGAATACGCAATTCGGAGGGCGCCTCCTGCGACGCCTCCTACGGACGCAAGGTGCTGGCCACATCGCAAGGCTTCGTCGGGGAGTACGCCCGTTCATTTTGTTCGTTGTCGGTAGCGCCGATTGCGTCTTCTTCAGGCGACAGTGCGCAGGGAATGCAGCGCGATTACTGGTACTCCGTCGCGCGTAATTTTTCGGGCCTCGAAGCCGCCGAGGAAGTCGGACGCATTGCCGCCGAGCGCGCGCTGCGCAGACTGGGCGCTCGAAAAGTGGCCACCACCAAGGTTCCAGTGATCTTTGACCAGCGGACGGCGCGGGCAATGATATCGAGCATCGGCGACGCCATTAGCGGCGATGCCATCTACCGGCGCGCATCCTATCTTTCAGGCAAGCTCGGCGAGAAGATCGCTTCCGATCAAGTTACAATCATTGACGACGGGACCATTCCGGGCGGGTTCGGGTCCGCGCCGTTCGACGACGAAGGGGTCAAGACGCGGCGCAACGTCATCATCGAAGGCGGCGTGCTGAGGAACTATCTGCTGAACAGCTACACCGGGCGAAAGTTAAACATGCCCACCACCGCAAACGCCTCGCGAGGCATCGCGGGTAGTCCTTCCATCGGGTCGCACAATTTTTATTTGCAGGCTGGCAAGCAGAGTCCCGAGGAGATAATCGGTTCGGTACAGGATGGTTTTTATGTCACCGATTTCATGGGATTTGGTGTAAACGTCGTCACTGGCGATATTTCGCACGGAGCATCCGGGCTATGGATTGAGGGCGGCAAGCTGGCCTACCCTGTCGAAGAAGTAACGGTTGCCGGAAATCTGTTGGATATCTTTTGCAATATCGCGGCGGTTGGCTCCGACCTGGAGTTTCGCGGTTCGCTGGCATCGCCCACAATACTTGTTTCCGAGATGACCGTGGCGGGCCATTAA
- the add gene encoding adenosine deaminase, with amino-acid sequence MSSPSSSPSPASPSEIVQFIAALPKAELHVHLEGSVDADTLWELATQQRSPLFAQGRAAVDALYQTREYSAFLDAFKAVCLHLQTPDDYELITYRALQRMAAQNVRYAEITLSVGVMVWREQAVEPLFSGVERGARRARRDFEIRAQWIFDAVRHLPLEQGWEVARSAARLTGRGVVGIGIGGNEASGPAENFGAIFGFARQRGLRRVAHAGEAVGPESIWSALRILHAERIGHGLSAAADRSLVEHLAQLRVPVEICLTSNLRTGGISEISHHPLRDYFDAGMRVSLHTDDPALFGVDLNSEYLLAHQVFGFSRGELRQLAVNSFEASFLPPNEQMEFLKELAGH; translated from the coding sequence ATGTCTTCTCCCAGTTCATCTCCATCGCCGGCCAGCCCGTCAGAAATCGTTCAGTTTATTGCCGCCCTCCCCAAGGCAGAGCTGCATGTTCATCTGGAAGGATCGGTTGATGCCGACACGCTCTGGGAGCTTGCCACGCAGCAGCGCTCCCCGCTTTTCGCGCAGGGAAGAGCGGCGGTGGACGCGCTCTATCAGACCAGGGAATATTCCGCATTTCTCGACGCGTTCAAAGCGGTCTGCCTGCATCTTCAGACGCCCGATGATTACGAGCTGATCACATACAGGGCACTGCAACGGATGGCCGCGCAGAATGTCCGCTATGCGGAGATCACTCTTTCGGTCGGAGTGATGGTGTGGAGGGAACAGGCCGTCGAGCCGCTATTCAGCGGTGTCGAGCGTGGCGCGCGCCGCGCGCGGCGTGATTTTGAGATTCGAGCTCAATGGATATTCGACGCGGTCCGGCATCTCCCACTCGAGCAGGGATGGGAAGTAGCACGCAGCGCGGCCCGCTTGACCGGCCGCGGGGTCGTGGGCATCGGGATCGGCGGCAATGAAGCCTCTGGCCCAGCGGAAAATTTCGGTGCGATATTTGGGTTTGCCCGTCAGCGCGGGTTGCGACGGGTGGCCCACGCCGGCGAAGCGGTGGGTCCGGAATCCATCTGGAGCGCATTGCGGATTCTTCATGCCGAGCGCATTGGGCACGGACTTTCCGCGGCGGCGGACCGCAGCTTGGTGGAGCATCTTGCGCAGCTTCGGGTTCCGGTGGAAATCTGCCTGACAAGCAATCTGCGAACTGGCGGAATTTCTGAAATCAGTCATCATCCGTTGCGAGATTATTTTGATGCGGGAATGCGCGTCTCGCTGCACACGGATGATCCGGCTTTGTTCGGAGTTGATCTTAACAGCGAATATCTGCTGGCTCACCAGGTGTTTGGTTTCTCGCGAGGGGAGCTGCGGCAGTTGGCGGTGAATTCTTTTGAGGCTTCGTTCTTGCCGCCCAATGAGCAGATGGAATTTCTAAAGGAATTGGCGGGGCATTAG
- the rfbD gene encoding dTDP-4-dehydrorhamnose reductase translates to MRILITGGNGMLGRDLQQELAVFHELFPLDHATCDITDETSLAKIFADIKPQLVINCAAYTDVDGCERSPGQAMAVNARGAGNVARAAERVGARVFHISTDYVFDGSDRCAEVAPPSAPSLAEPPEYVEQDATHPLSCYGQSKLEGERRVLASPVAPSTHLVIRTSWLYGLHRVNFVDRVVEQAQRGGPVKAVADQISCLTWTRELARGIGQLIARRDKTPAAGILHLAGSGPCTRLKNAAHIIGWLASQTNGSSATIELIPTTWAALNLPAQRPVYSAMTSSRFAELGIAPLPDWKTSLDEYFELRSKSATTTN, encoded by the coding sequence ATGCGCATATTGATCACCGGCGGAAACGGTATGTTGGGGCGTGACCTTCAGCAGGAACTGGCGGTTTTCCATGAACTGTTTCCCTTGGATCATGCGACTTGCGACATTACCGATGAGACCTCGCTAGCGAAAATATTCGCCGACATCAAACCTCAACTAGTCATCAATTGTGCGGCGTACACGGACGTGGACGGTTGTGAGCGCTCACCCGGGCAAGCCATGGCCGTGAACGCTCGTGGCGCTGGTAACGTGGCACGCGCCGCCGAACGGGTTGGCGCACGGGTATTTCACATCAGCACGGATTACGTATTCGACGGTTCGGATCGCTGCGCTGAAGTCGCTCCACCATCCGCGCCGAGTCTCGCGGAGCCGCCGGAATATGTTGAGCAGGATGCCACGCACCCATTGAGCTGCTATGGTCAGAGCAAGTTGGAGGGCGAGCGCCGCGTACTGGCCTCCCCGGTCGCACCATCCACGCACCTGGTGATCCGCACATCCTGGCTGTACGGACTGCACCGCGTCAACTTCGTCGATCGCGTCGTGGAGCAAGCGCAGCGCGGCGGTCCGGTGAAGGCGGTTGCGGATCAAATCTCCTGCCTAACCTGGACTCGGGAACTGGCGAGAGGCATTGGCCAGTTAATCGCCCGAAGAGACAAAACCCCGGCCGCAGGCATCCTGCATCTGGCCGGGTCCGGGCCGTGCACGCGATTGAAAAATGCAGCCCACATCATTGGCTGGCTGGCGTCCCAAACCAACGGTTCGTCAGCAACTATTGAATTGATCCCTACGACGTGGGCTGCGCTGAATCTTCCTGCCCAGCGCCCGGTTTACTCCGCGATGACCTCATCCCGGTTCGCGGAACTTGGCATCGCGCCGCTCCCGGACTGGAAAACGTCGCTGGATGAATATTTTGAACTGCGCAGTAAATCCGCGACAACCACTAATTAA